Part of the Salinimonas iocasae genome, TCCTTATCAGAGCCGTCTTAGTTACATCCACACACCACGCCTGGCCTGGTTAGATGAAAGCGACAAGCCGGCTAATACCTTTGAGCAGATAAAAGGCTCTGCATTTTTAAGCGAAGGTGCTGCTCGTCAGTTGTTCGATGGCGCGAAAATGAGCCTGGACGAAATTTATGCCATGCTTGAAAAAGATGAAACACCAAAAGGTTTTGATATTCCTGGTGAAATCTCACTGAATAAGCAAAGCAAACATTCTCAGATTACCAGCCCTAATGTGGTTGCAGCCGTTGAAGGCTCTGACCCGGCGCTTAAAGATGAGTATGTAGTGTTTTCTGCACACTCAGACCACATCGGGTTTGCCAAAACTGTAAAGAAAGACAATATCAATAATGGTGCAATGGATAATGCCTCTGGTACAGCAATAATGCTGGAAACAGCACGCTTATTCAGCCAGATGGACAAAAAGCCAAAGCGTTCAATTCTGTTTGTTTCTGTTACAGGTGAGGAAAAAGGCTTGCTGGGTGCGGACTATTTCGCGCATAACCCGACCGTACCGGTTGAGAATATGGTAGCTAACGTGAACCTGGATATGCCCATTCTGACGTACGAATTTGCCGATGTTATCGCTTTTGGTGCCAGCCACAGCGATATGAAGGCGTCGGTAACTGAAGCTGCCAACAATGCGGGCATTGAGTTAAGCCCGGATCCATGGCCAGAACAGGCGCTGTTCACTCGCTCCGATCACTATGCATTCGTGAAGCAGGGTGTGCCTTCAGTATTTTTGGTCCCCGGCCTTAAATCAAAAGATCCGGAAGTTGATGGTTCCAAAGTATTCGGACAGTTCTTATCTACTAACTATCACAAGCCAAGCGATGATGTGAATCAGGATTTCAACTGGGACGCGGCACGTACCTTTGCTGAAGTCAATGCGCAAATCGGCCATACGCTGGCGACGCAGGAAAAAGCGCCAGCCTGGAATGACGGTGATTTCTTTGGAAAAACGTTCGGTAAGTAATTTCCTAAACCGGGTAACTTTAAATTAATTGGTGAAAAGCAGCACATAGTGCTGCTTTTTTTGTGCCTGCAACTATCTGGCAAAGATAAAGTCATAGTCATAATGTTGACCGGTGCGGTAATACAAATGACAAAGTAAGGGTATAAAGTGCAACAGACGTACTTTTTACAATGACAGGTTTCAACGGTGCCAGGCATAGACATTCAGGGAAATATTCACTACCACTCAGGTAGCATCACGCAGGAGATAGTAATGTGATAGATCAGCAGAAAAAATATGTGTTTATTGCCCGGGGAAGTTCTCACATCCGTTATTTTAAAAAAGTAGCTGCTGAATCCGCGCTTGATATTACCGTTATCAAACTAAGCTTTTTTAGCATTGGGCCATCGATAAAACGATATGCACATATCATCAAAAATATAGACCTTGAAGCATTGGTGACACCGCACCTTGAGAAAAAGGCTATCAAGCACCGCACACTGAGAAAATCTGTATTGTGGCCTGCCTTTGCCTCTCTAACCCGTTTTTTAACAAAGTTTTCCATAGCGAAAAATGCAGCAATTATCGATCGTACCAACGCTGAGGTAGTGGGGGTGTGGAACGGACAAAAACAGCCAAGTGCAGCTATAGCAGAAGCTGCCAAAGCACTGGGTAAAGATGTCATTTATTTTGAAAATGGTCTTTTACCCGATACCACAACCTGTGACTGGTCAGGCGTGAACTGCAAAAACTCTTTGCCTAAAGAAAGGGCGTTTTACCGACAATTTTGTACCGACAAAACGCCGCCCTGTAAACTCGTGACACGCAAGGCAGTTAGCGAAAAGGCCGCTGGTGTGCGTGCTGAACAGCTTCCTAAGCGTTATATCTTTGTTCCTTTCCAGGTAGAAACAGACAGTCAAATCATCTCTAACTCACCCTGGATTAAAAATATGAGCCAGCTCTACCGGCATTTGTCCAGAGTGATTGAGCAGGTGGATGATGATGAACTATATATAGTAATCAAAGAACACCCGTCTGAATCTGTCAGACATGATCATCTGCACCATGAAAATAAGCGAATCTTGTTTGCTAATCACTGCAATACTCAGGAGTTGATAGAGCGCGCCCAGGCAATCCTGACAGTCAATTCGACCGTGGGGATTGAATCGTTGATGCTTGGAAAGGCAGTGTTGGTATTAGGAAATGCTTGTTACGACATAGAAGGGGTAACACAGCAGGTACGCTCAGAAGAAGCCATGCTGCAGGCTTTCAATTCATTGGAACATATTTACTGGGACGTCGAAGTGAAAAGTGGCTTTCTAAACTTTTTGCATGACCACTATGTGATACCCACCACCTGGAAAAATATCGATGATAAGCATATTACGGCTTTAACGCAGCGACTTAACCGACAGGATGCGTTATCACAGTATCTTAGTGACTATCAGCGCCCGGCCTGAGTTAAATCTGAACATGCAAATAACAAAAAAGGCGCTTTAAACAGCGCCTTTTTTTAAAGAAAAGTTTGTCGGTAGCATGCCCAGTTATCTGAGAATTGTTCGGTGGGTTTTCTGACAAAACCACTGCGAATGAACATGTTAATTCTGCCATCTACATAACAAATAAACAGATTAGCAAGTACGGCTTCATCTGCACCTAAATCGCGTCCTTCACGTAATTTGCGCTCACGGAGGACCTGTTTGAACTGAGTTTCCAGTCGCTCAAACAGTTTTGCAATACGCGCACGCAGCCTGTCTTGCTCGCCCTGAAGCGCATCGCCGTTTAGAATACGACTAATGCCTGGGTTTTTTTCTGCAAATCCCAGCAGAAGATGCAAAATCATCTGACAGCGGGCCAGTGAATCTTTCTCTTCGTTAAGGATTTTATTTATACGCGAGAACAGGGTCTCTTCAATAAACTCTATCAGACCTTCAAACATACGTGCTTTACTTGGGAAATGACGGTAAAGCGCAGCTTCAGATACGCCTACCTTTTCAGCAAGTTTCGCAGTAGTAATGCGCTGTCCCGGATTACTTTCCAGCATTCCGGCCAGTGCCTGAAGGATTTGAGCACGACGATTGGTCTTTTTTACAGCAGGCATAACGCGTGTATTTCCTCAGCTTTGGGCTTGCGCCCGTTCCTTGTCTAATACGGCTTTGAAGCCAGGATTTATAAGTTGTTATCGACCAACTGTGTATCAGTTTGATGGTTTATTTTTATATTTTTCATCAATTAGCGATAACAACTCCCGGGCGAGTTGTGTTTTTGGAGCGGGACCAAGTTGTTTGTCGCCGTTTTCCCAAAAGACATGCAGTGCATTATGGTCACTGTTAAAGCCCAGACCGCTGGTGGTTATATCGTTTGCAGCAACCATCGCCAACTTTTTATTTTCTAATTTTGACTTGGCATAATGCGCGAGGTTCTGGCTTTCAGCGGCAAAGCCGACCGCAAATGGCGCATTAGGTAATGCTGCTACCTCTTTAAGAATATCAGGGTTTTTAACAAAAGTAAGCGTTAACTCATCGCCCGTTTTCTTTATTTTATTATTTTCTAGCACTTTTGCTCTATAGTCAGCAACAGCAGCGGTGGCAATAAAGATGTCAGTAGCCTGCACATGTTGCATAACGGCATCAAACATTTGCTGCGCAGTTTCTACGTTGACGACATTTACGCCGGCTGGCGGTGGGACAGAAACCGGACCAGATACTAAAATAACATTGGCGCCGGCATCAGCCGCGGCGGCGGCCATCGCGTAACCCATCTTTCCTGAGCTGTGATTGGAAATATAGCGAACCGGATCCAGAGGTTCCCGGGTCGGGCCCGCGGTAATCATAACTGTCTTACCTTGTAAGTCAGTCTGTTGACGCGCCGACGCAGTGTCCTGAATCAGACTGGCAACGATATCGCCAGGCTCAACCATTCTTCCATAGCCTACATCACCGCAGGCCTGCTCACCGCTAGCAGGACCGATAACGGAAATATGCATGGTTTCAAGCGTATTCAGGTTTCTCTGTGTTGCCGGGGCGGCCCACATTTGCTGATTCATCGCCGGTGCGATGAAAATCTTTGCGTCAGTGGCTAAAAACAAAGTCGTCAGCAAGTCGTCAGCCATTCCACAGGCCAGTTTTGCCATCATGTTTGCGGTAGCCGGAGCAACGAGCAGTATATCAGCCCATTTCGCCAGTTCGATATGCCCCATTGCCGCCTCAGCGGCAGGGTCAAGTAACGTATCATGCACCGGGTTACCTGAAACAGCCTGCAAGGACATTCCACTGACAAATGCTTTTGCTGATTCAGTCAGCACCACTCTGACTGTAGCACCAGCAGCAGTAAGTTTTCTGACCAGATCTGGTGTTTTGTATGCTGCGATCCCACCAGTAATGCCCAGTAAAACTTTTTTACCCTGTAATTGCATAAGCGTTAGTAACCATCGGCAAATAAAAGCGTAGCCTACCACGCTATGGCGGTAATCGGTAGATTGTACAAGGCGGTAAAAACCGGCCATAGATCAGTACATCTCAGCTCTGGCAGCGTTTATAACTAGGCTTTTTGGGAAGAACCATGACTATTGCCACCTGGCCGTTATGCGAACAACCGCGGGAAAAGTTGCTCACTCATGGAGCCGAACAACTTTCAGATACAGAATTGGTAGCCGTTTTCCTTGGCAATGGCACACAAAAACAAACGGTAACCATGCTTTCGCAGGCTATGTTGCGCGAGTTTGCCACGGTAGGTCGTCTGCTTAATGCCGATCTGCAAAGCTTTTGCGCGATAAGAGGCGTAGGTGTAGTTCGCTTTTGTCAGCTACAGGCGGCCAAAGAATTAGTCAAACGCATGTACGAAGAACCATTGGCCCAAAAAGACGTATTAAGTGATGTAGCACAGGTAAGCCGTTACCTTCGTGCCCAGCTTATGAATGCAGAGCACGAGATCTTTGCAGTATTAATGCTTGATTCCCAGCATCGGCTTATTGCATTTCGGCGCATGTTTACCGGTACTATCGACAGTGCAGCCGTTTATCCAAGGGAATTGCTTAAACAAGCGTTAAAAGACAATGCCGCGGCGATCATTTTAGTGCATAATCACCCTTCCGGGATCGCGGATCCCAGTAGCGCTGATATTGCATTGACCAGAGAGATCAAGGCAGCAATGGCGCTGGTGGACATAAGCGTACTGGATCATTTTATAGTAGGTCAGGGATATGTGGTTTCTTTATCGCAGCAAGGATTGATGTGATGAAAAACCCCAGCTATACTGACAGCGCGTCAAATTCTGACCGGCTTTTTTATAACTGCTGGGGACGGATTTTTGATAAAAATCGACGAATTATTGTTTAAAGTATGGTCAGCATCGATCAATTCCTTTAACATAGTGAGTCAATGGATATTTGTAAGGACCATTATGAAAAAGTCATTAGTTTCATTATTAATTGGTGCTAGCTTAGCTTTTTCTGCTACAGCTCAGGATCAGGCTGGCGGAAACACTTCAGGTGATTCTGCTGAAAACGGTATTGCTACAAGCACTATCGCAACAGGTGTTGTTGCAGCGGGTATCGCCGCGGCAGTAATCAGTAACAACCGTGGTTCAAGCAACGTTGATGAAGTAGTAGATCCTTCGCCAACTTGTAACGGCGACGATGAAATCAACTCTGATGGTTTCTGTGTTGGTACAACTAATACGGTAACTAGTCTGACTGGTACTGCTACTACAATGACAGCTGTTACTTTCACTTACGAGCCTTCTCTGTAAGTTGATACAGTTTGTTTAAAGCCGCTCCATTGGTGCGGCTTTTTTTGTTTTTATCCCTCTGGATTTTTCTTAATACCACGCCTCTTCATGAATAAATTTTTTTCAACCGTTTTTACTGTGGCATTGTTTTGTCTGACGCTTGTCGGATGCTCATCAACAAACAAAGCCTACTACGACACCATCAAACTCGCGCTGGCGTCTGAAAAACCGCTCTCACTGCCAATAGAAAAAGTTCTGGCCAGTCGCGCCGATTTGCTCAAGGTTAGACACGGAGAGCGAAATACCGCGGTCATGGCACTGGCTTATATTGAAAATGGCCAGAATAAGTGGGTTTCAGCTGACAGCGCTCAGCTGCACATGCATAACGGCGTTATTGTCCGCACACACGGACTTAATCAGGATATGCTTTATACCAGCAACCTGGACAAAAACCCGCTGTCTGATCCGTTGCCGTTATCCTTTGACTGGACGCGGGAAGTTGATATCAAGGGCATGGGGTACGGATTGACGGTAACCAGTCAGTGGAAGGCTGTAGCAGAGGAAGAGCTTACAGAGTTTTCAGCGTCATTCCCCGTGCAGCGAATAGAGGAAACGGTGTCATTTCCGAAAACCACACCCTACATCGAAACCGGCCTGACCTGGACAAACACTTATTGGGTCAGTCAGGAAAATGGTGAGCTACTCAAAGCATCGGTAAAGATTTCACCTCAGTCAGATCGTTTTGAAATGACCTATCTCAGCCGTGCTGCACGGCTTCTTAACGAGCGGAAATAATAGCAATGACCAGAATTCTTTTTCTTCTTTTTCTGGTGTCTGTGAGCGCTTCAGTAAGCGCCGAAGTCCGAATAGACATCAATAATCAGGCATTTCGCTATAAAGAGCCTGTGCGACTTTCTCAGGTTCTTGCACCTGTTGCTGCTAATCAACAGTGGTATTGGCCAGCCAGCCGGTTTTACGACTTGTCTGTTGATGTAGAGGCTCAGCGTGCAGAAGTAATTTCGCTGATTGATGCGCTGACAGTAGAACTGGCGCCTAAAGACGAACGCGCTATAGGGCTTCGCGCTTTGCGTCAGCAAATTGAAAACTGGAAGCTCGCCAAGCGTGTAAGAGTGGCTGTAAATTATGATGTGGCGCGATTGGATATTTCTCACAATCCAGAGCTACAGGATGGGGCGTATAAATTATCGTTAACCACCCGGCCTAATGTTGTTCACATTGGCGGACTGGTTAAGATGCCCGGCGCCTATAAATACCGTGCCATGGCAAGCGGCTTCCAGTATACCCAGGCTGTTCCGCTCAGAGGGGATGCAGAACCCGATTTTGTTTATGTGATTGCGCCTGATGGTAATATCCGTCAGTTAGAAACGGCCTACTGGAACCGGGATTATGCGTCAATCATGCCCGGTAGTCAGATTATCGTGCCGGTGTTTTCTTATCTTCTTACCCCATCGCTGTCTGAGCTCAATGAAAAGGTCGCGGCACTAGCAGTAAACAGAGTATTTCAATGATATCCGGTAAACCTACTTACTTATCTGCACTTATCGCCAGTATTTTAGCTTCATCTGCTGCTGTAGCGCAGGAAAAGCATACATCACTATCGGTCACCCCATCTCAAATGGTGCAGGGCGGCACCGGGTTGATACAGACACCTACCTCCAGAATGCGCCCGGAAGGGGATCTGGCTATCAGCTATACGGATAATGACCAGTACCGTTTCTGGTCTGTAAGCATGCAACTATACCCATGGATGGAAGCCACAGCCCGGTATACTGATGTGCGTACTCGTCTTTACAGTCAGGAAGAAAGCTTCAGTGGCGATCAGACGCTCAAAGATAAAGGTCTGGATGTAAAGTTCAGATTATGGGAAGAAAGCTTTTATCTGCCTGAGATATCTCTGGGGTTTCGCGACTTCGGCGGTACCGGTTTTTTTGAAAGTGAGCATGTCAGCGCCAGTAAAGCCTGGGGTCCGCTGGACTTCCATTTAGGCGTCGGCTGGGGCTATATGGGCCGGGCTGATGATATCACAAACCCTTTTTGTAAAATTAAAGACAGTTACTGCTCACGTCCGTTGGGATATTCGGGCAATGGCGGTAAGGTTGATTACGACCAGTTTTTTAAAGGACCGATGGCATTTTTTGGTGGGGTAGAATACCAGTCGCCCTGGGAGCCGCTTCGCTTCAAGCTGGAATTTGAAGGTAATGATTACAGTCAGGACCGGGCCGGCCGGCTGGAACAGGACACTCGCTGGAATGTCGGCGCCGTTTATCGCTATAAAGGCTTCGACTTTTCACTGAACTATCAACGCGGTAATACGGTGGGATTCGGGGTTACCTATAACTTCAATATGGATACCTTCAGTCAGGTTAAAATTGATGAACCACCCAAATCGCTTTTTAACACTAAACCCGCTAAAACAGTAAATGATGTCAATCGCGCCAAGCTTTCCAGGCAGTTAGCTACCGACGGTGCATTCTACATTCATGATGCCAATATTAATGATGATAAAGTCACCGTATACGGCTCTCAGCGCGCCTATCGCGATATTGTTGAAGCCACAGAGCGGGTAGGGCGCTTACTGGCTTCAGAAATGCCAGATACAGTAAAAGAGTACCGTATAGTGGAAACGCAAAACGGATTACCCATGACCACCACCCAAATAGACGCTGACGCCTTTAAATCGGTAGCGCGCTATGAAGGACTGGAACGATCTGTTGAGCAGACATTCGAACGTGTCACGCCTTCAGATGCGGATATGGCCGGGTATGATCCTAAAGGTGTGACCGGATTTGGTTACTCGACGGACTTTTTCTGGACTCAGAGCTTCGGTGGACCGGAAGACTTTTATCTTTACCAGGGCGGCCTTATCTTTGGCGGAGCATATTCATTTAACCAAAACTTTGGGTTGTACGGCAGCGTTTCAGCAACGTTACTGGAGAACTATGATAAGTTTAATTACACCCTGGACCAGGCTGACTCAAGCCTGCCACGGGTCAGAACGTATGTACGTGAGTATGTGACGCGCTCAAAAGTGCTGTTGAGCAACCTGTACGGCCGCTGGATTGATAAGGTGGCAGATGACTGGTATGCACAGGCTTACGGCGGGTATCTGGAAACCATGTTCGGCGGTGTTGGCGGCGAAGTGATGTACCGCCCGGTAGACAGCAACTGGTCATTCGGCGTAGACCTTAACTACGTTCAGCAGCGCTCTTATGAAAACGACTGGGACTTCTTCGATTATAAAGTTCTGACCGGGTTTGCCTCAGCCTATTACCGCCCTGAGTTTTTACCTGATACGCGGCTGACCGTCAGTGCCGGACAGTTTCTGGCAAAAGACAAAGGTGTGAACATTGATTTCGCCAAACGGTTTGACAGCGGCATCGTTGTGGGCGCCTATGCGGCGTTTACAGACGCTTCAGCAGAAGAATATGGTGAAGGCAGCTTTACCAAAGGTTTTTATATCTCAGTGCCACTGGATCTATTTGTCCTTAAGCCTGCAAAAGGCCGGGGACGATTCCCATGGGTGCCAATCTCTAGAGATGGTGGGCAAATGCTTAACCGACCTTCAATCTTGAGTGATATCACTGCACCGCGTTCGCCATTTTACAGATAAAACGCAAGCCGGATGATGTATGGCATCATCCGGCATTTCTTATTAAAAAATTCGCGAGATCGGTCAACGCTCTTTAATGATTTCGATGATTTCAGTCGTTGAAATTGACGGGGTACGGGGCAGATAAACCACATCACACGTATCTTTCAGGTCGTCAAAGCGACCCTCCCAGTCATTACCCATTACCAGTACATCAGCGTTGTGCGCCTTTATATACTCCCGCTTTTTCTCCAGTGACTCTTCTGTAAAAATTTCATCGACAAAACGTAGCGACTCAATTAATTCATGTCGGCTATGGTAAGGATAAACAGGGTTGCGCCCTTTCTTGTTAAAGTTAAGCTCATCTGAAGAAATGCCAACAATAAGGTAATCACCTAATGCTTTGGCGCGTTTTAAAATTCTTATGTGCCCGATATGTAAGACATCAAAGGTGCCGAAGGTAATTACTCTGCGCACAGTGGTCCCCGGTGTTTAAATATGTTCGGTCAGATACGCCGCAATTCTTGCACCGCACTGGCCATCTGTTTTCCCTACCATGTTTTTGACCAGCTCCTGCCGGGCCTTTTGTTTTGACTCAGGATTATTCAGGCAACCAGCAACGGCCGGCGCGATATATTTTGCGGCGCTGGTGCGTTTAGTCAGCTTATGAAAAAGCTCTATATCAGGGTCCAGGCGCTGCTTTAGCCTGAACTTAAGTAAGCCTTTGTAACTCCACCTTGTCTGATAGAAATCGCACCAGACAACAGGTTTATTCAATGCTGCAAACTCAAAAATAGCAGAAGATGCATCTGACAACATTACATCGGCCAGTTGCATGAACGGTAGCAGATTATAATCAGCGACACCGGTCACCCAGACGTTATCAAACTGTGCCCATTTATCGAAGCGCTCGCGATGGGCGGTATACTTACTTTTGGTCAGACTAAAAAAATGTGGCTTAACGATCAGGTTGTAATCCCCTAACGAAGCGGGCCAGTCGGCGCCGAAATGCTCAATACTGGAAGGGAAAAATGTAGGTGCATACAAAACCGTCGGCTTGCCAGGATCCAGGCCCAGGTCTGTCAGGTTTATATTGCTTTGCTGGTTGTTAAATACAGGGTCTAATTTTGCGAACCCGGTATCAATAAATTTTTTGTCTGGAAAACGTTGCGACAGACGTTTGAGCCGTTCCTGGCCTTCAACAAAGCGCACATCAAAAGGAAATTCGGACACATCGTAATAGCATGCTTTAGGCCCGATGCCATGCTGCATAAGCGCAAGCCTGGCGGGAATGCGGTATTTTTGTTGCGCTGAAAAAGGCGGGACGTTTCCGAAAATAATCCACTGTGCAGAGGAATGCCTGTAGAAATCAAACCCACTACTTTTATCTTCCAGGTAAACATACTCAAAACCAGCGTCGCTTACTGCCTTTTCTTTCACGCTATCGAGCGCTTCTTCGCGATAGAGCACGAATTCACACGTAACCTCACGGGCCTTCAATAACGCTGCTACAGGCAAATATTGAGGCAGATAGTACAAGTGCTGAGTATCAAACAGGACTTTTTCAGACATCACAAATTCCTGGATCGAAGCAGCCTATGACTGTCGATATATTTTATTATTCTTATAGTAATGATGTTTATCGCATATATATGCCCTTTGTAGCAAATCTGACATACGTATTTCACACAAAACTATTACAACAGTTCATAATCCGACCAGTCTGCTCAGCGCAGGAACGTTGTTCCAGCCTGGAAAGTCACAAACTGAAAATACCTGATGGGGTAGCAGGGCGAGGTAAGTATTTAACCCACTATCGATATAGATCATCGACACGAACTAAGTGAAAACTGTAAGAACAGGGATCATTTTGTGCCGATCCCAGATTAATTCATCGTCGAAACGCTGCTTTTTCCTTCAATGCAGAGCGGCTTTGATGTAGAATCCGCTGCCCGGATCTGAGGAGATCTCGATCTGAGGGACATTTACCAGGTTTTTTTGCGGCTTATCTTGTATTTTGGCTAGCTTTACTGTATAAAATGCGCCCTCTAATTTATAGTAATACGTCATTTGACCCAGAGACTAGTGAAGTGGTGGGATCGATTGGCGCGACAGTTATCGTTGTTCTGGAGACAAATACAATGTCAAGAGTATGTCAAGTAACAGGTAAGCGTCCTACGGTTGGTAACAATCGTTCGCACGCAAGAAACGCGACCCGTCGTCGCTTCTTACCAAACCTTCAATCTCACCGTTTCTGGGTAGAGAGCGAAAACCGTTTCGTTAAACTGCGTTTGTCTGCTAAAGGCATGCGTATTATCGACAAAAAAGGCATCGATTCAGTACTGACTGACATCCGTGCCCGTGGTGAAAAGATCTAAGGAAGCCAAACAATGCGTGATAAAATCAAATTAGTTTCTTCTGCAGGTACTGGTTTCTTCTACACCACAGATAAGAACAAGCGTAATATGCCTGGCAAAATGGAGATCAAAAAGTTTGATCCCGTTGTGCGTAAGCACGTTATGTTCAAAGAGGCCAAAATCAAGTAATAAAGCTTGCTTTTGTCTCCACGAAAACCCGGCCCATGCCGGGTTTTTTGCGTTTAGCACCTGATAGCGTTTCAATCCGCATTCTTATACACTTTGCGATATCGCTGATAGTAAAGAGTCTATGCATGGCAAAAACGCGGATTTCTCCCAGAGTAATGAACAACGTTGTGATATTCGCAATGCTTTTCATGATCCTTCTGTTCAATCTGGATGCTTTCTTGCCTGAGCCTGCCGTACCGCAATCCCGCCCGCTGGTGGGTCCTGACGATTATCTCCTAAAAGTAGAACAAACACCTTATAGCTTGGAACGCGCGGGCCAGAGCTGGCGACAAACCCAGCTTAATACTGCCTTATCAGTTACGCCTGATATGCAGCTGGCAGCCTGGCAACAGGGGCAGCTGGCGCCGACAGATTCAGTGCCGGCGGATGTCGCCGCTGCACAGCCTTATGTTGCCGTGGTATGGCTGGCCGGTAACAGCCAGGGGCAGGTTTTCGCTTTTTACCCTGGTGACGCTCGCACGTTTGTCAAAACCCAAAGCCAGTGGTTTACCTTGAAAGATGCCTCACTGCCCACACTCTTACCGTGGAATGAATACAACTAAGAGCTTCTCACATGCCTGAGTTACCGGAAGTCGAAGTCAGTCGCCAGGGGGTGTCTCCGTGGCTGAGTGACCAGACAATCACCAATATTGTTGTGCGGCAACGGCAAATGCGCTGGCCTGTACCAGCAGAAATTTCGCAGGCAGTCGGGCAACAGGTTTTAAATGTAAATCGCCGCGCTAAATATCTGCTGATCGAGGTTGAGACCGGCACCATTGTCCTTCATCTAGGCATGTCAGGGAAACTGCGGGTTGTTGATGCATCGCTGCCGCCGGTTAAACATGATCATATTGATATTGTATTAGGCAGTGGTAAATGCCTTCGTTTTAATGACCCGCGCCGGTTCGGTGCTTGTCTCTGGCAACCCGAAGGGACGCAGTTACCACAAATGCAGAATCTGGGGCCGGAACCGCTAACCGACGCGTTTGATGAGGAAAGGCTGTATACGCTCTCGCGGCAACGCAAAGGGGCCATTAAGAACTTTGTGATGGATAATGCGATCGTGGTGGGGGTGGGGAACATCTACGCTAACGAAGCGTTATTCATGGCCGGTATTGACCCTCGACGTGCGGCCGGCAGGGTCAGCGCGAAACGCTATAAGCTTTTAACCGCTGCTATTAAACAGGTTCTCGCAGAAGCGATAGAGCAGGGCGGTACAACACTTAAAGATTTTGCGCAAAGTGATGGTAATCCGGGTTACTTTAAGCAAAAGCTACGGGTATACGGCAGAGCAGAAGCACCTTGTTTAAGCTGCCAGACACCTATCAAGAGCGTTGTTATCGGGCAGCGCAACACGTTTTACTGCCCGTCTTGCCAGCGGTAATTACTTCTTATCTGAGTGAAAGCGCTTTGCCAGCGCTTTTTCAACTTCCGGATGGCAAAATTCAGTAACTTTGCCGTGATGCATAGCCACTTCTTTGACCAGTGTAGAGGAGATAAAAGAATTTTCTTCTGACGGTGTTAAAAACACACTTTCAAGCTTCGGATTCAGCCGGCGGTTCATATTTGCTAACTGAAATTCATATTCAAAATCTGAGACTGCGCGTAACCCCCGGATGAGAACGGTAGCATTTTGCTGATCGGCAAAGTCAGCCAGCAAGCCGGTAAATCCCTGCACTTCAACGTTATTCAAATCGCCGGTCACGGTTTTAATCAGCCGGACCCGTTCTTCCAATGTAAAAACAGGTTTTTTACTGGGATTAGATGCAATTGCCACAATAACATGAGAAAACATCTGTGAGGCACGCTGAATAAGATCAGCATGGCCATTGGTAATCGGGTCAAATGTTCCCGGATAAATTGCTCTGGTATGCATGGTATACAATCAATTTCTTAGTTAAGCCGCACACTACCGACTAATTAAAGCGGATGCAATGCGCTTTACGCATCCTGGTAGCCGTTTATAAGCGTATTCCAGTTTTGCTGGTCCCAGTAAAAGGTGA contains:
- the mutM gene encoding bifunctional DNA-formamidopyrimidine glycosylase/DNA-(apurinic or apyrimidinic site) lyase, whose amino-acid sequence is MPELPEVEVSRQGVSPWLSDQTITNIVVRQRQMRWPVPAEISQAVGQQVLNVNRRAKYLLIEVETGTIVLHLGMSGKLRVVDASLPPVKHDHIDIVLGSGKCLRFNDPRRFGACLWQPEGTQLPQMQNLGPEPLTDAFDEERLYTLSRQRKGAIKNFVMDNAIVVGVGNIYANEALFMAGIDPRRAAGRVSAKRYKLLTAAIKQVLAEAIEQGGTTLKDFAQSDGNPGYFKQKLRVYGRAEAPCLSCQTPIKSVVIGQRNTFYCPSCQR
- the coaD gene encoding pantetheine-phosphate adenylyltransferase; protein product: MHTRAIYPGTFDPITNGHADLIQRASQMFSHVIVAIASNPSKKPVFTLEERVRLIKTVTGDLNNVEVQGFTGLLADFADQQNATVLIRGLRAVSDFEYEFQLANMNRRLNPKLESVFLTPSEENSFISSTLVKEVAMHHGKVTEFCHPEVEKALAKRFHSDKK